The genomic region CCCTTAAGGACAAGGGTGAAGTGTGCAATCCGATAGATTTTAATTATTTCAAGAAATCTTCGATTAACCCAATTCACATTCTCTCTTGGACATCATGATCTTTTCCATCGAGAAGGACAACATTGTTTTGGGTTATTTCTTCTTTTGAATTCATTCGCATGATTCCAAATATTTGATTTTGATAACTTCTAATAGAACTTGGAACCGTAAACAATTTTAAATGCAACAATCATCAACTCTATATGAGATCTACTATTTTTTATTTGGTAATTACTTCATCTTGGTTTATTATAAAATTTCAATTTCAAAATACATCAACTTGAAACAAAAAATTGGGAGAGTGACTGATTTCCAATAAAAAAGTCAACTACAAAGTCGTATTTCCAGCGAGTTTGGTTGAACAATTAAAATTTTCAAATTATGATAATTTCAAACAAAATTCTGGGCAAGTAAATGTTTTCAAATGAAAAAGTCATCCGTTAAGACAATGTATATTGCAGAGTATTGTCTCCTTTATGCAATACTAGTTAAGTGCCCGTTGCAAAgggaacatataataacataataatttatatatataatgtgtcttatattgttataagaaaatgttttataatccatttgtaatcctagccatacataaattttgttattttaatttagctgtttcactactacattgcaaacatcagtattatacagacttcgatatatgccacgatttgcatggtctcatcattgaagagcacaTGCCACACCTGCTGGTAGAAGTTCCatcgtacattgtcagtcatcaggtacgcaccaccatacacgcttgcttaaacaaaaaaggcaagtgtatgtgtttgcaaagagaattaaaggcaggccggcataaaagctaccccgacgatggtgATTGGTCATTGCTGTCGGTCCTCCTTTGCGTCACCTCTCGcaccaagatgacgccatagtccttgatatagtagtcgtcggacGCATACGGCAtggtgagtaccgatgactcttggctgggctgccaaacgaagtgcaccccgggctcatcagtgaGATAGTACACCtagtcgttgcaccaccggatgtgctactcctctacatacatcttgttcgaggacactcacacaatgtCAGCAACGGTCGTCGTCCTAGCGTACAAGAATTCATGaccggtcagtagtgacttacgtggtaggttgagcttcaggtggatgatgagctggaagTTGTGACGGTGTcgttgtcggatgcggtgcccagaacaacccgagtcgccggcgttggcgacgaccatgaggtccccctatttgaagatggacaacgcggtgcagctgctctggatCGCGTCCAAGCagtggctgcgccggagcttgccgaacacagcgacACATGTGGCCACAtagtactgcttccagaggtcgaactggcagtcgccaagcttcttctcgttgtcgatgagcgacgccaacgcgagcgcttcctgccagtggtgtttgtttggggttttcaagtaagaaacatggattcatctttggggttggtttatgaaaatgactcacaagtcggatccatggaaaaaatattacggagaataaatgtcacacatataaaaaagaaatttaagttaaaaatattattcaaacaaaagaaattgcatgcaaggctcttctttaaatactactctctccatccaaaaatataattaagGAATatcgttgataattatctactactacacattgtgcaagagTAGCATGTGtgctttgggagagatgtagtagatatttttactgtaacagatgttgacataaacacacatctggtgtagtggtagctacaagcacatttgcttgagaggtcgcagGTTTGAATCTCATTAGggccacatttgtgtttttttaatttaattttagctaggcgtgggatgcacgtgaGAATGGGCTTCgcggggaggggggaatgagAATGGGCTTTGCGGGAAGGGGGGAATGGGTTTGGCAAAACACAGAATGGTAGCcaggaatgggaatgggctttgcggggaggggggattgggaatggcagaacacggaatggtagCCTACCtcttaccgccttaataagtagtagaaatTTGTTCAATAGCACAACAAGCACACAAACTATAGAAGCAAGGCCAAAAAAAGTTAATGTGAAATGACGAACCATAACCCTATTAAATATTGTGATGTGATAATTTCTTTTCGAGCTTTAAATTAGGGTAATAAAagaaaatgttaaataaataTTCATGGTATTGTGACATCGAGAACGGAATCAATATATAATTGTCTTCACTAGAGCGAAAAAAGTGACTGGACTAAGGCACaacttattttcagcttcttcacaaatttaagcagaagttctgccaaacaggcagcttctgcagcagcttatcagttcagctgtTTCTCAGAATACGCTAAAAGCAGCCAACAAACAAAAGCTGCTTTTcaccagcttctcagataagttgctttttcaacaagcaccagctgtgccaaacagggcctaagcaTAGCTTGGCTGGTAAGGGTACTTATGGTGGAATCTACCCAAAGGGTTCCAACGATTACTTCTCAATCTCAAGAATCTAGAGGTTATCTAAAAAGGGATTGGCACATGAGTGTTATTTGTTGTTTATAGGTTACATGATTTTAAAAAGAATTCTAAAAGGGAGTGGAACAAGAGTGAAGGTgatttatatatatatttttaaaacGAGAAAAGGGGTGGAACAAGAGTGAAGGTGATTTATTGTTTGTAGCTTTTTTAAAAAGAAATAAGTAGAGAGTTTATGGGGACTGTATGCTTttgcttttcttctcctttcttttaCGAGAGGAGTGCATGCCTGTGTTTGTTTTTAACTTTTGTGTGAGAGGAAAGCATGGCCACCGAGCTCGAACCTACTTATAGCAATTCTGTACATGTGGAGTGTTGGTCTTTGAACAAGTTGGATGGGGTTTATGAAGGAACAAAAATAATCCAACCAGCGATGTTTGTGGCATGCCGTACGTTCTCTGACTCTGTCGTCCATAAATACTTGCCTAATTGCAACATCGATCCCACACAGACACATACACAAATCCGTCAACAAAACAAGTGCACACAAATAAATACCTGGCTCGCTAGATTGCCAAGAGCAATGGCCTTTAGGTCATCCATCCTGCtcgccatggtggcgctggctaCGCTATTCGCGGTCGGTTCATGCACCACCCCGCTCACCTTCCAGGTCGGCAAGGGCTCCAAGCCTGGCCACTTGGTCCTCACCCCCAACGTTGCCACCATCTCTGACGTGGAGATCAAGGAGCACGGTGGTGACGACTTCTCCTTTACGCTCAAGGAGGGTCCGACTGGCACTTGGACGCTTGACACCAAGACCCCGCTCAAGTATCCCCTCTGCATCCGCTTCGCTGTCAAGTCTGGTGgctaccgcatcgccgacgacgtcatccCCTCCAATTTCAAGGCCGGCACCACCTACAAGACCACCCTCAGCATCTGATTAGCCTCTTATGACGAATAATATTTTGAGAGAGCTCATCTGGACCATGTGCCAGCGAGCTAATATTTAATTTTTTTCTTTGGTTATATTGAGGCACCACACGAGCCAAGAAAAAAGTTATGCTACATGTCCCTTCTCGCGCCTTATTGCGTTAGGTTGATATGCATGATTACATAGATTAAAATACACTTTTATTTAAGATTTTTTGGGGAGAAATATATTGATCTGGTCCACCTTCATTATCCAGATGCTTGTTCATTTGATTTTCCAATGTTTGGATACTTATGAAATCCTTTGTTGCTTTTGTTTCTATTACTAGATCAATGAAGTTCGTTTTGTCGATTTTCACTTGTAAGGAATGATGTGGTTCATGCCCATTTTCATCGGTCATATAACCATGGACCTTTGGAAAGAAGGTCCTATTACTTACTCCATCCATACATCTTTCTTTGATATTTCTTCATGAAATATACATAGGTGTTAACCTTCGTTTTCGACCAAAAATACTAGTCGTATACTTTTGGATCTTTGGTGAGAGACTCCTACTACGTATCACATAGATATTTTCTTGCTAGAAATTAGTTTCTTC from Zea mays cultivar B73 chromosome 6, Zm-B73-REFERENCE-NAM-5.0, whole genome shotgun sequence harbors:
- the LOC109940231 gene encoding pollen allergen Phl p 2 codes for the protein MAFRSSILLAMVALATLFAVGSCTTPLTFQVGKGSKPGHLVLTPNVATISDVEIKEHGGDDFSFTLKEGPTGTWTLDTKTPLKYPLCIRFAVKSGGYRIADDVIPSNFKAGTTYKTTLSI